The following are encoded in a window of Phaseolus vulgaris cultivar G19833 chromosome 3, P. vulgaris v2.0, whole genome shotgun sequence genomic DNA:
- the LOC137806653 gene encoding transcription factor VOZ1-like isoform X1 gives MQFTFWVFDLLLNIDLGRFCLGACSNCFFSFSAKLGTSGFAMKKVPKNSCKSASHRLFKDKAKNRVDDLQVMFLDLQYARKESRTVDAAVLEEQVHQMLREWKAELNEPSPASSLQQGGSLGSFSTDICRLLQLCDEEDDASSPLAAPKSEPNDQTLQAGGKVMFQEGQQQHDFPLIDECKNSTSSVQNVAANNPDGHALEYHQFDLHQDYDHGFYTGFNGTGYCEEDAIPHISSYLPSICPPPSAFLGPKCSLWDCPRPAQGLDWCQDYCSSFHAALALNEGPPGMSPVLRPGGIGLKDSLLFAALSARAQGKDVGIPECEGAATAKSPWNAPELFDLTVLEGETIREWLFFDKPRRAFESGNRKQRSLPDYSGRGWHESRKQVMNEFGGLKRSYYMDPQPLNHFEWHLYEYEISKCDACALYRLELKLVDGKKNSKTKLANDSVADLQKQMGRLSAEFPHDNKRAAKGRAKVNAKVGIGGVYSASHRVTTLNGAYEYGLAAPYDYLVENMGDYYGT, from the exons ATGCAATTCACGTTTTGGGTTTTCGATCTTTTACTGAATATTGACTTGGGTCGGTTCTGCCTCGGTGCTTGCTCGAACTGCTTTTTTTCGTTTTCAGCGAAACTGGG AACTTCAGGTTTTGCAATGAAGAAGGTTCCCAAGAACAGCTGCAAGTCTGCATCGCACAGGCTCTTTAAGGACAAGGCAAAGAACCGTGTGGATGACCTGCAAGTGATGTTCCTGGATCTGCAGTATGCTAGGAAGGAGAGCCGCACTGTTGATGCTGCAGTGCTTGAGGAGCAAGTTCATCAAATGCTTCGTGAGTGGAAGGCTGAGCTCAATGAGCCCTCGCCTGCATCTTCGTTGCAGCAA GGTGGCAGTCTTGGGTCATTCTCCACCGATATCTGTCGGCTATTGCAGCTTTGTGACGAGGAAGATGATGCCTCTAGTCCGTTAGCTGCTCCTAAGTCTGAACCTAATGATCAGACACTACAAGCTGGGGGCAAGGTCATGTTCCAGGAG GGCCAACAGCAACATGATTTCCCATTGATTGATGAGTGCAAAAACTCCACCTCAAGTGTTCAAAATGTGGCAGCTAACAACCCAGATGGACATGCTTTAGAATATCATCAGTTTGATTTGCATCAGGACTATGATCATGGCTTTTACACTGGTTTTAATGGTACAGGTTATTGTGAGGAGGATGCTATTCCTCATATATCTAGCTACTTACCAAGTATCTGCCCTCCTCCTTCTGCTTTCTTAGGCCCAAAATGTTCACTTTGGGACTGTCCAAGGCCTGCGCAAGGGTTGGACTGGTGTCAAGACTACTGCAGTAGCTTTCATGCTGCCTTAGCTTTGAATGAAGGGCCACCAGGTATGTCCCCAGTTCTACGACCAGGGGGAATTGGTTTAAAGGATAGTTTACTTTTTGCTGCCCTTAGTGCAAGGGCACAAGGAAAAGATGTTGGCATCCCAGAATGTGAGGGAGCAGCAACTGCAAAGTCTCCATGGAATGCGCCTG AGCTCTTTGATCTGACTGTTCTTGAGGGTGAGACTATTAGGGAGTGGCTCTTCTTTGATAAGCCTCGTAGAGCATTTGAGAGTGGAAACAGAAAGCAAAGGTCATTGCCAGATTATAGTGGACGTGGTTGGCATGAATCCAGAAAGCAAGTCATGAATGAGTTTGGAGGGCTGAAGAGATCCTATTATATGGATCCACAACCACTGAACCATTTTGAGTGGCATCTTTATGAATACGAGATTAGCAAGTGTGATGCATGTGCCTTGTACCGGTTGGAACTGAAGCTTGTTGATGGTAAGAAGAACTCCAAGACAAAGTTGGCTAATGATTCAGTTGCTGATCTGCAGAAGCAGATGGGAAGGCTTTCTGCTGAGTTTCCACATGACAACAAAAGGGCTGCCAAAGGCAGAGCCAAAGTTAATGCAAAAGTTGGCATAGGTGGTGTCTATTCTGCTTCACACAGAGTGACTACACTGAATGGAGCGTACGAGTATGGGTTGGCTGCACCATATGACTATCTTGTTGAGAACATGGGCGACTACTATGGGACATGA
- the LOC137806653 gene encoding transcription factor VOZ1-like isoform X2, whose translation MKKVPKNSCKSASHRLFKDKAKNRVDDLQVMFLDLQYARKESRTVDAAVLEEQVHQMLREWKAELNEPSPASSLQQGGSLGSFSTDICRLLQLCDEEDDASSPLAAPKSEPNDQTLQAGGKVMFQEGQQQHDFPLIDECKNSTSSVQNVAANNPDGHALEYHQFDLHQDYDHGFYTGFNGTGYCEEDAIPHISSYLPSICPPPSAFLGPKCSLWDCPRPAQGLDWCQDYCSSFHAALALNEGPPGMSPVLRPGGIGLKDSLLFAALSARAQGKDVGIPECEGAATAKSPWNAPELFDLTVLEGETIREWLFFDKPRRAFESGNRKQRSLPDYSGRGWHESRKQVMNEFGGLKRSYYMDPQPLNHFEWHLYEYEISKCDACALYRLELKLVDGKKNSKTKLANDSVADLQKQMGRLSAEFPHDNKRAAKGRAKVNAKVGIGGVYSASHRVTTLNGAYEYGLAAPYDYLVENMGDYYGT comes from the exons ATGAAGAAGGTTCCCAAGAACAGCTGCAAGTCTGCATCGCACAGGCTCTTTAAGGACAAGGCAAAGAACCGTGTGGATGACCTGCAAGTGATGTTCCTGGATCTGCAGTATGCTAGGAAGGAGAGCCGCACTGTTGATGCTGCAGTGCTTGAGGAGCAAGTTCATCAAATGCTTCGTGAGTGGAAGGCTGAGCTCAATGAGCCCTCGCCTGCATCTTCGTTGCAGCAA GGTGGCAGTCTTGGGTCATTCTCCACCGATATCTGTCGGCTATTGCAGCTTTGTGACGAGGAAGATGATGCCTCTAGTCCGTTAGCTGCTCCTAAGTCTGAACCTAATGATCAGACACTACAAGCTGGGGGCAAGGTCATGTTCCAGGAG GGCCAACAGCAACATGATTTCCCATTGATTGATGAGTGCAAAAACTCCACCTCAAGTGTTCAAAATGTGGCAGCTAACAACCCAGATGGACATGCTTTAGAATATCATCAGTTTGATTTGCATCAGGACTATGATCATGGCTTTTACACTGGTTTTAATGGTACAGGTTATTGTGAGGAGGATGCTATTCCTCATATATCTAGCTACTTACCAAGTATCTGCCCTCCTCCTTCTGCTTTCTTAGGCCCAAAATGTTCACTTTGGGACTGTCCAAGGCCTGCGCAAGGGTTGGACTGGTGTCAAGACTACTGCAGTAGCTTTCATGCTGCCTTAGCTTTGAATGAAGGGCCACCAGGTATGTCCCCAGTTCTACGACCAGGGGGAATTGGTTTAAAGGATAGTTTACTTTTTGCTGCCCTTAGTGCAAGGGCACAAGGAAAAGATGTTGGCATCCCAGAATGTGAGGGAGCAGCAACTGCAAAGTCTCCATGGAATGCGCCTG AGCTCTTTGATCTGACTGTTCTTGAGGGTGAGACTATTAGGGAGTGGCTCTTCTTTGATAAGCCTCGTAGAGCATTTGAGAGTGGAAACAGAAAGCAAAGGTCATTGCCAGATTATAGTGGACGTGGTTGGCATGAATCCAGAAAGCAAGTCATGAATGAGTTTGGAGGGCTGAAGAGATCCTATTATATGGATCCACAACCACTGAACCATTTTGAGTGGCATCTTTATGAATACGAGATTAGCAAGTGTGATGCATGTGCCTTGTACCGGTTGGAACTGAAGCTTGTTGATGGTAAGAAGAACTCCAAGACAAAGTTGGCTAATGATTCAGTTGCTGATCTGCAGAAGCAGATGGGAAGGCTTTCTGCTGAGTTTCCACATGACAACAAAAGGGCTGCCAAAGGCAGAGCCAAAGTTAATGCAAAAGTTGGCATAGGTGGTGTCTATTCTGCTTCACACAGAGTGACTACACTGAATGGAGCGTACGAGTATGGGTTGGCTGCACCATATGACTATCTTGTTGAGAACATGGGCGACTACTATGGGACATGA